A DNA window from Coffea arabica cultivar ET-39 chromosome 6c, Coffea Arabica ET-39 HiFi, whole genome shotgun sequence contains the following coding sequences:
- the LOC140004072 gene encoding uncharacterized protein — protein sequence MRQFGFVQHIPAPCDTDWSLHQVDRRGRRNTDWTLKHYRHIQMWMDRASSIQEGELEEVPGEASLEYMTWYKQRTRLLIGNPSLRPLLPAGYQGIAPANEMMVDTLHRVYYRSLEALPHAEAISVPALTDIRDMCQSTMRAIGCEMRLKLLPLNPIMPLSMDEELQHVVPRARVRRATQEGSQRIHRGGRRRKHIQTDQNSVQNQILSQDEFVGDHMLNQETRDVGNEETANEFNQTCDRTSEINLDQGQGDEHTEADTTHAQAGEHDLTHVQSDKHDQTHLEFDLQHQTQEHVDRNKRDTCKGRGKNQHLPLRPPSKRVRRQKLCYSGGILK from the exons ATGCGACAATTTGGATTTGTTCAGCATATTCCGGCACCATGTGACACGGATTGGAGTTTGCATCAAGTGGATCGTCGAGGTAGACGAAATACAGATTGGACCCTTAAACACTACCGCCACATCCAAATGTGGATGGATCGAGCTTCAAGTATACAAGAAGGTGAACTCGAGGAGGTTCCTGGTGAGGCTAGCTTAGAGTATATGACTTGGTATAAGCAGCGTACAAGATTGCTTATTGGCAACCCATCATTGAGACCACTATTACCAGCTGGTTATCAGGGTATTGCACCAGCTAATGAGATGATG GTAGATACATTGCATCGTGTCTATTATAGATCACTTGAAGCATTACCACATGCTGAGGCCATCTCTGTTCCTGCTCTCACTGATATTCGGGATATGTGCCAATCAACTATGCGTGCCATTGGATGTGAGATGAGATTGAAACTCCTACCATTGAATCCAATAATGCCGCTCTCAATGGATGAAGAGTTGCAACATGTAGTTCCACGGGCACGTGTTCGAAGAGCCACACAAGAAGGTTCACAAAGAATCCATAGAGGGGGACGAAGGCGAAAACACATCCAAACTGATCAAAACAGTGTACAAAATCAGATTTTAAGTCAGGATGAGTTTGTAGGAGATCATATGTTGAATCAAGAGACTAGAGACGTGGGAAATGAGGAAACAGCTAATGAGTTCAATCAGACATGTGATCGGACTTCTGAAATCAATCTCGATCAAGGTCAAGGGGATGAACATACAGAAGCTGATACAACACATGCACAAGCTGGTGAACATGATCTGACGCATGTGCAAAGTGATAAGCATGATCAGACACATCTGGAGTTTGATTTGCAACATCAAACACAAGAACATGTTGATCGAAATAAGCGTGACACTTGTAAAGGTCGTGGTAAAAATCAGCATCTACCCTTGCGGCCACCATCTAAAAGAGTCAGAAGGCAAAAGTTGTGTTACTCTGGAGGCATTCTCAAATGA
- the LOC113693009 gene encoding serine/threonine-protein phosphatase 7 long form homolog: MDNEQLVAFVPGPIIGDVLTRQPHHRSTDIWIGAGHYRPLQVRRHDGEFWRGIPFDPRVQRYIDEAGFGGVVRTGQIQLDHALVTALVERWRTETHSFHLPIGEATVTLQDIGILWGLPIDGQPVIGVDTHRKSEDWLPICEDLLGFRPKTDDIKGGKLLLGCLDAPLAVRLPSDASDDDIRCHARMRILQLIGGHLFSDKSGNMVSLMYLSFLRDFTVTRTYSWGSAVLAFLYRGLCRATLCTSQEIAGPLVLLQLWTWERFPTLCPDRPVPKMELPAESPYGARWNVDFNLSRVAMHVLVVYRDQLDSLRDDHSNCTYLLGYSRATPTR; this comes from the exons ATGGATAATGAACAATTAGTTGCATTTGTTCCTGGTCCTATTATTGGAGATGTATTGACGCGCCAACCCCACCATCGATCCACAGATATTTGGATAGGTGCTGGACACTATAGGCCATTACAAGTTCGGAGACATGACGGTGAATTTTGGAGAGGAATTCCATTCGATCCTAGGGTGCAAAGGTATATTGATGAAGCTGGCTTTGGTGGTGTTGTGCGCACAGGTCAAATACAACTCGACCACGCACTTGTCACAGCTTTGGTTGAGCGTTGGCGAACTGAAACTCACTCATTTCATCTTCCTATTGGTGAAGCTACCGTCACTTTACAAGATATAGGGATATTATGGGGGCTTCCTATTGACGGACAGCCTGTTATAGGTGTGGACACACATCGAAAATCAGAGGATTGGTTGCCGATTTGTGAGGACTTGTTAGGATTTCGACCTAAAACAGATGATATTAAGGGAGGGAAACTATTATTGGGTTGTTTAGATGCTCCCTTAGCTGTCAGACTTCCTAGTGATGCATCAGATGATGATATTAGATGTCATGCTAGGATGCGTATTTTACAGCTTATTGGTGGTCACCTGTTTTCAGATAAATCTGGCAACATGGTCAGCCTAATGTATTTGTCATTTCTAAGAGATTTTACTGTTACTCGAACATATAGTTGGGGGAGTGCAGTTCTTGCTTTTTTATATCGTGGACTATGTAGAGCTACTCTTTGTACCTCACAAGAGATTGCTGGACCATTGGTTCTTTTACAG cttTGGACATGGGAACGATTTCCTACCTTATGTCCAGATAGGCCAGTGCCTAAAATGGAGTTGCCAGCTGAGAGTCCTTATGGTGCAAG GTGGAATGTCGATTTTAACCTTTCTAGAGTAGCAATGCATGTATTAGTTGTATATCGAGATCAACTAGATAGCTTGAGAGATGATCAT TCGAACTGCACTTATTTGTTGGGATATAGTAGAGCTACACCTACCAGATAG